The Brevibacillus brevis genome contains a region encoding:
- a CDS encoding cbb3-type cytochrome c oxidase subunit I, giving the protein MWENIKDFASTFFVTGDPLIYGADVSIVLTIIAIVFVLTKYKKWGWLWREWLTTVDHKRIGIMYLIASLLMLFRGGVDALLMRLQLAFPNVEFLNSEHYNAIFTTHGTIMILFMAMPMMFALFNMVVPLQLGARDVAYPFLNALSFWLFMLGAMLFNLSFVIGGSPDAGWLSYPPLSQNEFSPGPGQNFYIWGIQISGIGSLATGINFIVTILKMRAPGMKLSKMPLFSWSVLSSCIMIIFAFPILTVTLALLFLDRFAGAHFFTMDGGGNPMMYLNLIWMWGHPEVYIVVVPAFGIFSEIVATFSRKKIFGYKSMVWAMMIIAVVSFFTWAHHFFTMGTSASVIAFFAISTMVIGIPTGVKVFNWLFTMYRGRISFKQPMLWTIAFIPCFVIGGATGVMLAVAPADYQYHNSYFLVAHFHQVLIGGVVFGYLAGIYYWWPKLFGFKLDEKLGKWGFWFWNIGFYVCFMPQYALGFMGMTRRYYTYGWDRGWEDLNLVSTVGAFMMGIGFIFQVWQIAYSIKHGERDTTGDPWNGRTLEWSIPSPAPFYNFAVVPQVKEMDDWWATKEAKANGTYKEQPAKLEPIHMPKNSGIPFIMSNFWFLVGFGFTFGWVWMAVIGFIGVFACMWARSFQYDTDYYVPVEEVRRTEASLGRVV; this is encoded by the coding sequence GTGTGGGAGAACATTAAGGATTTTGCATCCACGTTCTTTGTAACAGGTGACCCACTGATTTACGGTGCGGACGTATCGATTGTACTGACCATCATTGCGATCGTATTCGTTCTGACTAAGTATAAAAAATGGGGTTGGCTATGGCGTGAATGGTTGACTACAGTTGACCATAAGCGTATTGGTATTATGTACTTGATCGCATCGCTTCTGATGCTGTTCCGCGGTGGGGTTGACGCCCTGCTGATGCGTTTGCAACTGGCATTCCCGAACGTAGAGTTCCTGAACTCGGAACACTATAATGCCATCTTTACAACTCACGGTACGATCATGATTTTGTTCATGGCGATGCCGATGATGTTTGCCTTGTTCAACATGGTAGTACCGCTTCAGCTCGGTGCTCGAGATGTAGCGTATCCGTTCTTGAACGCACTCAGCTTCTGGCTGTTTATGCTCGGTGCGATGCTGTTCAACCTTTCGTTCGTAATCGGGGGCTCCCCGGACGCTGGTTGGTTGTCTTACCCGCCACTGTCACAGAATGAATTCAGCCCTGGACCAGGTCAGAACTTCTATATTTGGGGGATTCAGATCTCCGGTATCGGTAGTTTGGCGACAGGGATTAACTTTATCGTAACGATTCTCAAAATGCGCGCACCTGGCATGAAGCTTTCCAAAATGCCATTGTTTAGCTGGTCCGTATTGTCCAGCTGCATTATGATTATCTTCGCTTTCCCAATTTTGACTGTAACATTGGCTCTGTTGTTCCTTGACCGTTTCGCAGGTGCCCACTTCTTCACAATGGACGGCGGCGGTAATCCGATGATGTACCTCAACCTCATCTGGATGTGGGGTCACCCTGAGGTATATATCGTAGTAGTTCCAGCTTTCGGTATCTTCTCCGAAATCGTAGCTACGTTCTCACGTAAAAAGATTTTCGGTTACAAATCAATGGTTTGGGCGATGATGATCATTGCCGTTGTATCGTTCTTTACATGGGCTCACCACTTCTTCACGATGGGTACGAGCGCAAGTGTTATCGCCTTCTTTGCGATATCAACGATGGTTATTGGGATCCCGACCGGGGTTAAGGTCTTTAACTGGCTGTTTACAATGTACCGTGGCCGGATATCCTTTAAACAACCAATGCTGTGGACCATTGCCTTTATCCCGTGCTTTGTAATTGGTGGAGCGACAGGGGTAATGCTGGCAGTAGCTCCGGCAGACTATCAGTATCACAACAGTTACTTCTTGGTTGCCCACTTCCACCAAGTATTGATCGGTGGGGTAGTGTTCGGTTACCTGGCTGGTATTTACTACTGGTGGCCAAAACTGTTCGGTTTCAAGCTCGACGAGAAACTGGGCAAATGGGGCTTCTGGTTCTGGAATATTGGTTTCTACGTGTGCTTTATGCCGCAATACGCGCTCGGTTTCATGGGTATGACTCGCCGTTACTATACGTACGGTTGGGATCGCGGTTGGGAAGACCTGAACTTGGTATCCACTGTTGGGGCATTTATGATGGGTATCGGTTTCATCTTCCAAGTATGGCAAATCGCTTACAGCATCAAGCATGGTGAGCGCGACACGACAGGCGATCCATGGAATGGTCGTACGCTGGAGTGGTCGATTCCGTCACCTGCACCGTTCTACAACTTTGCTGTTGTACCACAAGTGAAAGAAATGGATGACTGGTGGGCAACAAAAGAAGCAAAAGCAAATGGCACCTATAAAGAACAACCGGCGAAACTGGAGCCGATTCATATGCCGAAGAACTCTGGAATTCCGTTTATCATGTCGAACTTCTGGTTCTTGGTAGGCTTTGGTTTCACATTTGGATGGGTTTGGATGGCCGTTATTGGATTCATTGGAGTATTCGCATGCATGTGGGCACGCTCCTTCCAATACGACACGGATTATTACGTACCGGTGGAGGAAGTGCGTCGCACTGAGGCTTCACTGGGGAGGGTGGTGTAA
- the cyoC gene encoding cytochrome o ubiquinol oxidase subunit III yields the protein MATNHDHGHGHDHHEEHEQLKVLGFWIFVVTDCVLFGTLFATYAVMMNSFAGGPTGQELFQLPGVIASTFILLTSSFTSGLAVLAMNKGNVKQLIAWLAVTGLLGLSFVVLEVTEFMHLMSEGATMATSGYWSAFYTLVGTHGLHVTLGLFWMTALIMQLKRRGITAVTRRKITNLSLYWHFLDVVWIFLFTVVYLMGVM from the coding sequence ATGGCTACGAATCATGACCATGGTCACGGCCACGACCATCATGAAGAGCATGAGCAACTTAAGGTTCTTGGTTTTTGGATTTTCGTTGTAACAGACTGCGTGCTGTTCGGTACATTGTTTGCAACCTATGCGGTAATGATGAATAGCTTTGCTGGCGGACCAACTGGACAGGAATTGTTCCAGCTGCCAGGTGTTATTGCTTCGACCTTTATCTTGTTGACAAGTAGCTTTACCAGCGGTCTCGCTGTCTTGGCGATGAACAAAGGCAATGTCAAGCAGCTGATTGCTTGGCTGGCTGTAACTGGTCTTTTGGGACTGTCGTTCGTAGTGTTGGAAGTTACTGAGTTTATGCACTTGATGAGCGAAGGCGCAACCATGGCGACTAGCGGTTACTGGTCCGCTTTCTACACACTGGTTGGTACGCACGGATTGCACGTAACGCTTGGTCTGTTCTGGATGACTGCGCTGATCATGCAGTTGAAGCGTCGTGGAATCACCGCGGTTACTCGCCGCAAAATTACCAACCTGAGCTTGTACTGGCACTTCCTTGACGTTGTGTGGATCTTCCTCTTCACAGTCGTTTACTTGATGGGGGTGATGTAA
- the cyoD gene encoding cytochrome o ubiquinol oxidase subunit IV has product MAQHQNHGGHHSHGSMKEYVIGFILSIVLTIIPLVLVMNQILSKTATVIAILVMAVLQFVVQLVFFMHIREGEKPRYNVQTLILGLVIVFTIVAGSLWIMLFNKY; this is encoded by the coding sequence GTGGCACAACATCAAAACCATGGCGGACATCATAGTCACGGATCGATGAAAGAGTACGTGATCGGTTTTATCCTGTCGATCGTGCTCACCATTATCCCACTCGTACTGGTCATGAACCAGATTTTGAGTAAAACGGCGACCGTGATCGCGATCTTGGTAATGGCGGTCTTGCAGTTCGTAGTTCAGTTGGTCTTCTTCATGCACATCCGCGAAGGAGAAAAACCGCGCTACAACGTACAGACATTGATTCTTGGACTTGTGATTGTATTTACAATCGTTGCAGGTTCCCTCTGGATCATGTTGTTTAACAAATATTAA
- a CDS encoding FAD-dependent oxidoreductase, which produces MVDIVIIGAGPAGGSAALFAAKAGKKTLLIDNDKSMTKRAWMENHYGIMEISGPDLIEIGKKQAAKFGAELVADQVSNITKTEQGFLVETAEKGSFEAKHVILATGALVTLAEAIGVKTKEGTEPRIKTVVDVDVQGKTNIEGIWAAGTCAGVSVHTIITSGDGAKVAINVISELNGERYVDHDVLKTN; this is translated from the coding sequence TTGGTTGATATCGTAATTATTGGTGCAGGCCCGGCGGGAGGAAGTGCAGCGTTGTTTGCTGCAAAAGCAGGTAAGAAGACGTTGCTGATTGATAATGACAAAAGCATGACCAAGCGCGCGTGGATGGAGAATCACTACGGCATCATGGAAATCTCCGGCCCAGATCTCATTGAGATTGGTAAGAAGCAAGCAGCGAAATTCGGAGCGGAGCTGGTAGCCGATCAAGTGAGCAACATTACAAAAACAGAGCAAGGCTTTCTCGTAGAGACAGCGGAAAAAGGCAGCTTCGAGGCTAAGCATGTGATTCTTGCAACTGGAGCGCTCGTGACTTTGGCAGAAGCGATTGGGGTAAAAACCAAAGAAGGTACAGAGCCACGGATTAAAACCGTAGTCGATGTCGATGTACAAGGGAAGACGAACATCGAAGGAATTTGGGCAGCAGGCACGTGCGCGGGAGTTAGCGTACATACGATTATTACATCTGGTGATGGCGCCAAGGTTGCAATCAATGTCATCAGTGAACTGAATGGCGAGCGTTACGTCGACCACGATGTTTTGAAAACAAACTAA
- a CDS encoding globin family protein yields MNPIELRIGFVIGKKLDLKRIDEILYTHENKQAASCKVVLDFMEMDPEIFLNRPFSSTEQVSIKEPDLLEAELSQLYDFVWVEVLGGIERHGHPSVTISDIEYEGKLIHTLDNRVLIFLRDIIIDNHGRELLRKICHVPKPLQWLALPKKDGKTPPPDYILDEMEQWVRKLIAYEVDDK; encoded by the coding sequence GTGAATCCTATCGAACTGCGAATAGGTTTTGTGATCGGAAAAAAATTGGATTTGAAAAGAATCGACGAGATTTTATACACCCATGAAAACAAACAAGCTGCATCTTGTAAGGTAGTATTAGATTTTATGGAGATGGACCCTGAGATTTTCTTGAATCGTCCCTTTTCTTCTACAGAACAGGTATCCATTAAAGAACCCGATCTCCTTGAAGCTGAACTTTCCCAGTTGTATGATTTTGTATGGGTTGAAGTATTAGGCGGCATTGAGAGGCACGGGCACCCTTCCGTTACTATCTCTGATATAGAATATGAAGGTAAACTCATCCATACGTTAGACAATAGAGTGCTAATCTTTTTACGAGATATCATTATTGACAATCACGGGAGAGAACTGCTTAGGAAAATCTGCCACGTCCCAAAACCATTACAATGGCTCGCCCTCCCAAAAAAGGACGGAAAAACTCCACCCCCAGACTATATTCTTGACGAGATGGAGCAATGGGTTCGCAAGTTGATTGCATATGAGGTAGATGATAAATAG
- a CDS encoding GNAT family N-acetyltransferase → MAGQLYVTKPCAELQAEYISFYEEWKESGEPIVPWVVDREPYDFAAYLEFLEGESNEENLPDGYVPHSTYWLVNEHQRILGVVNIRHRLNERLHKNSGHIGYGIRPSERGKGYATEILAQALNITSELGINEVLLICDYDNVGSEKTIRKNGGVFESECTDDDGLVIRRFWITRSS, encoded by the coding sequence ATGGCTGGGCAACTGTATGTAACGAAGCCTTGTGCAGAACTTCAAGCAGAGTATATTTCCTTTTACGAAGAGTGGAAAGAAAGTGGAGAGCCTATCGTACCGTGGGTGGTGGATCGAGAGCCCTATGATTTTGCTGCGTATCTGGAATTTCTGGAGGGGGAGAGCAACGAAGAAAATCTTCCGGATGGCTATGTTCCTCATTCAACGTATTGGCTCGTAAATGAGCATCAACGTATATTGGGTGTGGTCAATATTCGGCATCGTCTCAACGAGCGTTTACACAAAAACAGCGGGCACATCGGATATGGTATCCGACCTTCTGAGAGAGGCAAAGGATATGCGACGGAAATTTTAGCGCAAGCCTTAAACATCACGAGCGAGTTGGGTATCAACGAAGTATTGTTGATTTGTGATTATGATAATGTTGGATCGGAAAAAACGATTCGGAAGAACGGGGGCGTCTTTGAGTCGGAATGTACAGACGATGATGGTTTGGTCATTCGCCGATTCTGGATTACACGGTCTTCGTGA
- a CDS encoding ATP-binding protein has translation MVHTPKKARISLLTQMVLLISIVVLISMGIGTALFSFILDDILDRYIGQQAMTVAKLSAMDERIIAAFENDHPSKVIQPIAETIRKETGASYVVIGNKDGIRYSHYDLKQIGLPMGTSNDPVFLENRSVIYRGTGISGPAIKAKTPIVNKKGETIGVSSVGYVVSDVEKKVAEYKERVVALSLVLLVIGIIGAIIIARRVKRLIFGLEPEEISFLFTEKAAILESIRDATVAVDMQGRVVSMNKRARSLLQEDLTVGKSIASPQLRDIIHSVNRNTQEMNYKILLGHEIFITDYSPILSNNEIRGVVFTFRPESEIEQLTEEITKISSFSNNMRAQNHEYLNRLNTIYGLLKLREYDKAIELISDEVKERQDILAFIMSSVKEPFIAACLLGKINRSKELKVLLEIDQDSYLGNVPDSLDTKVLVTILGNLIDNAMEAALEYKGSDAMVHVSFTDLGGDIIFDIEDNGHGVSKELEPHIFESGVTSKSGENRGLGLAIVKNAIELLEGQISLGKSDLGGARFTVVVPKKWDKASREGAIHDV, from the coding sequence ATGGTTCATACACCCAAAAAAGCCCGCATCAGCCTCTTGACCCAAATGGTTCTGCTCATTTCCATCGTTGTCCTGATCAGTATGGGGATAGGGACTGCCTTATTTTCCTTCATATTAGATGACATTTTGGATCGTTATATTGGACAGCAAGCCATGACGGTCGCCAAGCTGTCAGCCATGGACGAACGCATCATTGCAGCATTCGAAAACGATCACCCTTCTAAAGTGATTCAACCGATAGCCGAAACCATTCGGAAGGAAACGGGTGCCAGCTATGTGGTGATTGGAAACAAGGACGGCATTCGGTACTCTCACTACGACCTAAAGCAGATTGGATTACCGATGGGAACCAGCAATGACCCCGTCTTTTTAGAAAACCGCTCGGTCATTTATCGGGGGACAGGCATTTCAGGTCCAGCCATCAAAGCGAAAACACCGATCGTCAACAAGAAAGGCGAAACCATCGGCGTCTCCTCTGTCGGCTATGTTGTGAGTGATGTAGAGAAAAAGGTCGCGGAATACAAGGAAAGGGTCGTCGCCTTATCCCTTGTGCTGCTGGTTATCGGAATTATTGGTGCTATTATCATTGCCAGACGAGTCAAGCGATTGATCTTTGGTCTGGAACCAGAAGAAATCTCATTTTTGTTTACGGAAAAAGCAGCTATTCTTGAATCGATCCGCGATGCTACGGTAGCAGTCGATATGCAAGGGCGTGTCGTCTCGATGAACAAACGCGCTCGTTCCCTCCTTCAAGAGGATTTGACCGTAGGGAAGTCAATCGCTAGTCCACAATTGCGTGACATCATTCATTCCGTCAATCGAAATACGCAAGAAATGAACTACAAAATTTTGCTGGGGCACGAAATTTTTATAACCGACTACTCTCCTATTTTGAGTAATAATGAAATCAGAGGTGTTGTCTTCACATTTCGTCCAGAGTCTGAAATCGAGCAGCTCACCGAAGAAATTACGAAGATCAGTTCCTTTTCGAACAATATGCGTGCACAAAATCACGAATATTTAAATCGTTTGAACACCATTTACGGTCTACTCAAGCTAAGGGAGTATGACAAAGCAATCGAACTCATCAGCGATGAAGTAAAGGAACGGCAGGATATTCTCGCCTTCATTATGAGTTCAGTCAAAGAGCCCTTCATCGCAGCTTGTCTGCTAGGGAAAATCAATCGCTCTAAAGAGCTGAAGGTATTACTCGAAATTGATCAGGACAGCTATTTGGGGAATGTACCTGACAGCTTGGATACAAAGGTATTGGTCACGATTCTCGGCAATTTGATCGACAACGCGATGGAAGCTGCCCTCGAATACAAAGGCTCTGACGCAATGGTTCACGTATCCTTTACTGATTTAGGTGGCGATATCATTTTTGACATCGAAGACAATGGACATGGGGTCTCAAAAGAATTGGAGCCTCACATCTTTGAAAGCGGTGTCACTTCGAAATCAGGTGAAAATCGAGGACTCGGTTTGGCTATTGTGAAAAACGCCATCGAGCTGTTAGAGGGGCAAATCTCACTCGGGAAAAGTGATCTTGGCGGAGCGCGTTTCACCGTAGTCGTCCCCAAGAAGTGGGACAAAGCAAGTAGAGAGGGGGCAATCCATGATGTCTGA
- a CDS encoding EamA family transporter, with protein MTGTKDSKLFVVTLALLAVYLFWGGTYLGMKIAIESMPPFIMAGSRFFLAGSILFLIGRWKGAELPSAAEWKGAGVVGALLLLGGNGVVAWAQLKVPSAIASLLIATVPLWILVFNWIGGSKKKPTAGVMGGILFGLAGIAVLVVHPESTSNQGMDTIGILALLFASICWAVGSLYSRYAKLPASPVMATALQMIIGGILLGIASLFLDDWTKLHLSEITLRSWIAFGYLVGFGSIVAYTAYIWLLKNAEPSLVSTYAYVNPIVAVFLGWLIADEQLTSQTLIAAVMIIASVVIITMFREKSPGATQPVARKEKGELQVHK; from the coding sequence ATGACAGGAACAAAAGATTCGAAATTATTTGTCGTTACGCTTGCATTGCTAGCGGTCTACCTGTTTTGGGGAGGCACTTATCTCGGAATGAAGATCGCCATTGAGTCGATGCCACCCTTTATTATGGCGGGTTCTCGATTTTTTCTGGCGGGATCGATCCTGTTCCTGATCGGGCGTTGGAAAGGGGCAGAGCTGCCCAGTGCTGCAGAATGGAAGGGAGCAGGAGTTGTTGGGGCGTTGCTGCTTCTCGGAGGTAACGGTGTAGTTGCATGGGCACAGCTCAAGGTACCGTCAGCAATCGCGTCCTTGCTGATCGCTACGGTTCCATTATGGATTCTCGTTTTCAACTGGATCGGTGGCAGCAAGAAGAAGCCAACAGCTGGAGTCATGGGAGGCATCCTATTTGGCTTGGCGGGAATCGCTGTGCTGGTTGTCCATCCCGAGAGCACAAGCAATCAAGGGATGGACACGATCGGAATCTTGGCGCTCCTGTTTGCCTCGATCTGTTGGGCAGTGGGATCGTTGTATTCGCGCTATGCAAAGCTTCCAGCATCACCTGTGATGGCGACGGCCTTGCAAATGATCATCGGAGGAATTTTGCTGGGGATCGCGTCGCTGTTTCTCGACGATTGGACGAAGCTGCATCTATCGGAGATTACCCTGCGGTCCTGGATTGCCTTTGGCTATTTAGTTGGATTTGGTTCCATTGTCGCCTACACGGCGTACATTTGGCTTTTGAAAAATGCAGAGCCTTCCCTGGTCTCCACGTACGCCTATGTGAACCCGATTGTCGCAGTATTTCTGGGCTGGCTGATCGCTGATGAACAATTGACAAGCCAAACCTTGATTGCTGCTGTCATGATCATCGCATCCGTTGTCATCATCACAATGTTTCGGGAAAAGAGTCCAGGTGCGACACAACCGGTAGCAAGAAAAGAAAAAGGGGAGCTTCAGGTTCATAAATGA
- a CDS encoding response regulator encodes MSEKPITVMIVEDDEIAARIYEQFTSKLEGFQIIATATTGKQALEMLHVVTPDVLLLDIYLPDMNGIDLLREVRKHFRGIDVVMITAANDVETVREAIRGGAYSYIIKPIMIDKFMSTLEQYANTRRQLQQHTTIDQTAVDKLFTKAAHTPAAKTVETVTTLPKGIDKLTLKLIRNKMQETTQSMNADDLAALAGMSHSTVRRYLEFLVSVNEVTVETFYGTVGRPERKYRWVPQKTAK; translated from the coding sequence ATGTCTGAGAAACCCATTACCGTCATGATCGTGGAAGATGACGAAATTGCAGCTAGAATCTATGAACAATTCACAAGTAAACTGGAAGGATTCCAGATTATTGCCACGGCCACGACTGGAAAACAGGCATTGGAGATGCTTCACGTCGTTACCCCGGATGTTCTGCTCTTGGACATTTATTTGCCAGATATGAACGGGATTGACCTGTTGCGTGAAGTACGGAAGCATTTTCGCGGGATCGATGTGGTTATGATCACAGCCGCAAACGATGTGGAAACCGTGAGAGAAGCGATACGTGGCGGGGCGTACAGCTACATTATCAAGCCGATTATGATCGATAAATTCATGTCTACCTTGGAGCAATATGCAAATACGAGACGCCAGTTGCAGCAGCATACCACTATTGATCAAACAGCAGTGGACAAGCTGTTTACAAAAGCCGCACACACTCCTGCTGCCAAAACCGTGGAGACTGTCACCACGCTTCCGAAAGGCATCGACAAGCTGACGTTAAAGCTGATCCGGAACAAGATGCAGGAGACCACCCAAAGCATGAATGCCGATGATCTGGCTGCACTGGCTGGCATGAGCCATTCGACGGTGCGCAGATACCTCGAATTTCTCGTCTCTGTTAATGAAGTGACTGTCGAGACGTTCTATGGAACCGTCGGGCGTCCGGAACGAAAATACCGCTGGGTGCCGCAAAAAACGGCCAAATAA
- the qoxA gene encoding cytochrome aa3 quinol oxidase subunit II: MSGGKMLRHIQFWILAVLGTVLLTGCGSEYLVLNPKGPVAETQYNLIIISTILVAVIIVPVIALTAFIVYRYRDTPGNKASYKPEWAHSTTLEVIWWIIPIIIVALLGYFTVRDIYVLKENPNKEVAPMTIQVTALDWKWMFTYPEQNIATVNHLEIPAGVPIRFQVSADAPMNSFWVPELGGQIYAMAGMATELYLQADEPGTFAGFSSNFSGEGFAKMQFNVVAKPKEEFDNWVKEVKGTTPAMTKADYEELRKPGVTDKFTYSAFPEGMFEEIVAKYGHGHDMDYVMENTPAPAGAKSSNETSQNTQQKTESHNMPGMNHSSMNH, from the coding sequence ATGAGCGGAGGAAAAATGCTGAGGCATATCCAATTTTGGATCTTGGCAGTGTTGGGCACCGTTCTGCTGACAGGCTGTGGTAGCGAATACCTCGTCTTGAATCCAAAAGGACCTGTAGCAGAAACGCAGTACAATCTCATTATTATTTCCACGATATTGGTCGCTGTCATTATCGTTCCGGTTATTGCGCTTACCGCTTTCATTGTATACCGCTATCGGGATACACCGGGCAATAAAGCAAGTTATAAGCCGGAGTGGGCACACAGTACAACCCTAGAGGTAATTTGGTGGATTATTCCTATTATTATCGTTGCATTGCTGGGTTACTTTACTGTCCGTGATATTTATGTGTTAAAAGAGAACCCAAATAAAGAAGTTGCTCCTATGACCATTCAGGTTACGGCTTTGGACTGGAAATGGATGTTCACGTATCCAGAACAAAATATCGCAACTGTTAACCATCTGGAGATTCCAGCAGGTGTACCGATTCGCTTCCAGGTATCTGCTGATGCACCGATGAACTCTTTCTGGGTTCCAGAATTGGGTGGACAGATTTATGCGATGGCGGGAATGGCTACCGAGCTGTATCTGCAAGCAGATGAACCAGGTACATTCGCTGGATTTAGCTCCAACTTCTCTGGTGAAGGCTTCGCCAAAATGCAGTTTAATGTAGTGGCAAAACCGAAAGAAGAGTTCGATAACTGGGTCAAAGAAGTAAAAGGCACGACACCAGCTATGACGAAGGCAGATTATGAAGAACTCCGCAAGCCTGGCGTGACAGATAAGTTTACGTACTCTGCATTCCCAGAAGGAATGTTTGAAGAGATCGTTGCTAAATATGGCCATGGTCACGATATGGACTATGTCATGGAGAATACCCCTGCGCCTGCAGGTGCGAAGTCTTCTAATGAGACTTCGCAAAATACGCAGCAAAAGACTGAATCGCACAACATGCCTGGAATGAATCATTCCAGTATGAACCACTAG
- a CDS encoding Lrp/AsnC family transcriptional regulator translates to MDEVDLRIVQLLEENGRISHEEISKLLHISRPAVHQRVAKLEKNGVIKGYRGIIDWRKLEQRLKVLIFVKARCQDFKEITAKIVNVQVPNVTIIECQRLAGEWCMMLKVRATAPEDITNLIDEMVQYDEILETSTTFILSTIYEDGWKEI, encoded by the coding sequence ATGGATGAGGTTGACCTGAGAATTGTTCAATTGCTCGAGGAAAACGGAAGGATATCTCATGAGGAAATCAGCAAACTGCTGCACATCTCTCGACCGGCTGTCCACCAACGGGTTGCCAAGCTCGAAAAGAATGGCGTTATCAAGGGATACCGAGGCATCATTGACTGGCGAAAATTAGAGCAAAGGCTGAAGGTATTGATCTTCGTCAAAGCAAGATGTCAGGACTTCAAAGAAATCACAGCAAAGATTGTGAACGTTCAGGTACCGAACGTGACCATCATCGAATGCCAGCGGCTCGCGGGAGAGTGGTGTATGATGCTAAAAGTACGTGCGACGGCACCGGAAGATATCACCAATCTGATCGATGAAATGGTACAGTATGACGAAATACTGGAAACCTCCACGACTTTCATCTTGTCGACGATCTACGAGGATGGCTGGAAAGAAATTTGA
- a CDS encoding class I SAM-dependent methyltransferase produces the protein MRDDKKIKEEVKQQFGANAEKYVNSQTHATGEDLALLTPWLNPSSDWMFLDVATGGGHLTKAIAPHVGQAFATDLTQPMLAAARNHLKSHASNVFYVVADAEALPFLSESFDAVGCRIAAHHFPNPEAFVKEVARVLKPGGKFVLIDNIAAEDEKLDQFVNTLEKLRDHSHVRSYSRSEWLAWIEQEGLVESHSRIRKKTFPYATWVRRTTETEEQVEQVTAHITSADEEIQAYFAVEKEGEQVVSIQVDEWMALFEKPE, from the coding sequence ATGCGCGATGACAAAAAGATCAAAGAGGAAGTCAAACAGCAGTTCGGTGCGAATGCCGAAAAGTATGTGAATAGCCAGACGCATGCTACGGGAGAGGATCTCGCTCTCCTGACACCTTGGCTGAATCCTTCGTCTGATTGGATGTTTCTCGATGTGGCAACGGGCGGCGGTCATCTTACCAAGGCAATCGCTCCACATGTCGGTCAAGCTTTTGCGACTGATTTGACACAGCCGATGCTTGCAGCCGCACGAAACCATCTGAAGTCTCACGCAAGCAATGTCTTTTATGTAGTTGCGGATGCGGAAGCACTTCCGTTTTTGAGTGAATCCTTTGATGCAGTCGGGTGCAGAATCGCGGCTCATCACTTCCCGAACCCAGAGGCGTTTGTAAAAGAAGTGGCCCGTGTCCTAAAGCCGGGTGGAAAATTTGTGCTGATCGACAATATCGCAGCAGAGGATGAAAAGCTCGATCAATTTGTGAATACACTGGAGAAACTTCGGGATCACAGTCATGTACGAAGCTACTCACGCTCCGAATGGTTAGCGTGGATAGAGCAAGAGGGACTAGTGGAAAGTCATTCGCGCATCCGTAAAAAGACGTTCCCGTATGCGACTTGGGTCAGACGTACGACTGAGACTGAGGAGCAGGTTGAGCAAGTAACGGCGCATATCACAAGCGCCGATGAGGAAATCCAAGCCTACTTCGCAGTTGAAAAAGAAGGAGAGCAAGTCGTTTCCATCCAAGTTGATGAGTGGATGGCGTTGTTTGAGAAACCAGAATGA